The bacterium genome includes a window with the following:
- a CDS encoding Gfo/Idh/MocA family oxidoreductase — MLKVGIIGAGLIGNKRAAVIEKLGNGKLIMVADTTYSKAQDLAQRYNCTPTSHWEEVVENDDIDVVIVSTVNKYLAPISIKAMENKKHVLCEKPLGRNFEEATQIYETSKKNNVHLKTGFNHRYHPALKKAKWFCEEGAIGEILFIRCCYGHGGRLGYDKEWRADKELSGGGELLDQGIHAIDLSRWFLGDFAEVVGWVDTLFWDMSVEDNAFCLFKTSKGQVVSLNASWTQWKNSFSFEIFGKNGYLKITGLGGSYGQERLILGKRPVQFGVPTEELFEFTNEDTSWIDEWEDFTGAVTENRQPLGNGYDGLKAMELIDAVYKSSKQGCVIKL; from the coding sequence GTGTTAAAAGTAGGAATAATTGGGGCAGGACTTATTGGGAACAAAAGGGCGGCGGTTATAGAAAAGTTAGGTAATGGAAAGTTAATAATGGTAGCAGATACAACCTATTCTAAGGCACAAGATTTAGCCCAAAGATATAATTGCACTCCAACTTCACATTGGGAAGAGGTGGTAGAAAATGACGATATAGATGTTGTTATCGTATCTACTGTTAATAAATACCTTGCTCCTATCAGTATTAAGGCTATGGAAAATAAGAAACATGTGCTTTGTGAAAAGCCACTGGGTAGAAATTTTGAAGAAGCAACTCAGATATACGAGACATCAAAAAAGAACAATGTCCATCTTAAAACAGGATTTAATCATCGTTATCATCCGGCACTTAAAAAGGCAAAATGGTTTTGTGAAGAAGGTGCTATTGGTGAGATATTATTCATTCGTTGTTGTTATGGGCATGGGGGAAGATTAGGTTATGATAAAGAATGGCGGGCAGATAAAGAATTATCCGGAGGCGGAGAGTTACTTGACCAGGGAATTCATGCTATTGACCTTTCGAGATGGTTTCTGGGAGACTTCGCAGAGGTGGTAGGTTGGGTTGATACTTTATTTTGGGATATGTCAGTTGAAGATAATGCCTTCTGTCTATTTAAAACATCTAAAGGACAGGTAGTTTCTCTAAATGCCAGCTGGACACAATGGAAAAATTCCTTCTCTTTTGAAATCTTTGGTAAAAATGGGTATCTTAAAATAACTGGATTAGGCGGAAGTTATGGTCAGGAAAGATTGATATTGGGCAAACGTCCAGTCCAATTTGGCGTCCCTACTGAAGAGTTATTTGAATTTACAAATGAAGATACCTCATGGATTGATGAGTGGGAAGATTTTACTGGTGCAGTTACTGAAAATCGACAACCTTTAGGGAATGGTTATGATGGGTTAAAGGCGATGGAATTGATTGATGCGGTTTATAAATCTTCGAAGCAAGGTTGTGTTATAAAACTATGA